One genomic region from Deltaproteobacteria bacterium encodes:
- a CDS encoding uracil-DNA glycosylase — MRDAPSQAERAALAAAVRAYVEYQRELGVLGFPRAAPPPRAPAAAAPGERPASVPASSGALFGAPGLGATRTLEELRSHIGDCQRCKLAPHRTHLVFGVGNPRARLVFVGEAPGRDEDLQGEPFVGRAGQLLTEIISKGMRLDRTDVYIANVIKCRPPENRNPEPDEVASCEPFLLRQLELIGPEVIVALGKFAAQTLLRTKAPITRLRGRWYDYHGIKLMPTFHPAYLLRNPGDKRLVWEDIQKVMRALGIAGGRP; from the coding sequence ATGCGCGACGCACCGTCTCAAGCTGAACGCGCGGCGCTGGCGGCCGCGGTGCGGGCCTACGTCGAGTACCAGCGCGAGCTCGGCGTGCTCGGCTTCCCGCGGGCGGCGCCGCCGCCGCGCGCGCCCGCCGCGGCCGCACCCGGCGAGCGCCCGGCGAGCGTGCCGGCGTCGAGCGGGGCTCTCTTCGGCGCGCCCGGACTCGGCGCGACGCGCACCCTCGAGGAGCTGCGCAGCCACATCGGCGACTGCCAGCGCTGCAAGCTCGCCCCGCACCGGACGCACCTGGTCTTCGGCGTGGGCAACCCGCGCGCGCGCCTGGTGTTCGTGGGCGAGGCGCCGGGCCGCGACGAGGACCTGCAGGGCGAGCCCTTCGTCGGCCGCGCCGGCCAGCTCCTGACCGAGATCATCAGCAAGGGGATGAGGCTCGACCGGACCGACGTCTACATCGCGAACGTCATCAAGTGTCGGCCGCCGGAGAACCGCAATCCCGAGCCCGACGAGGTGGCGAGCTGCGAGCCCTTCCTCCTCCGCCAGCTCGAGCTGATCGGGCCCGAGGTGATCGTGGCGCTCGGCAAGTTCGCGGCCCAGACGCTGCTCCGGACGAAGGCCCCGATCACGCGGCTGCGCGGCCGCTGGTACGACTACCACGGCATCAAGTTGATGCCGACCTTCCACCCCGCCTATCTGCTGCGCAACCCCGGCGACAAGCGCCTGGTGTGGGAGGACATCCAGAAGGTCATGCGGGCGCTCGGCATCGCGGGCGGGCGCCCGTGA
- a CDS encoding nodulation protein NfeD, with product MGGHPEGHAGARHRGRAPVRRAAAALSAFLLAAAPVRAEAPAAAALARIVIEGSINPAVAGFVHESIARARAEGAPALVIELDTPGGLLPSMQAIVKDILAAPVPVIVYVAPSGAGAGSAGVFITLAAHVAAMAPGTSIGAAHPVGGGGEDIKGTLGRKIVNFTASFSEAIAHKRGRNVEWAARAVRRSVSITAEEAAKLNVVDFVAKDLDEVVARADGRTVDVAGESRKLALGRAVRGADGHVRVHPYEMRLSQRVLNVIADPRIASLLMMAGLLGLYVEFTHPGLAFPGVAGAICLILGLAALHVLPVNTSALALLLLGVALLVAEAFLPTFGVVGAGGLIAFVLGALFLFDAAETGVVVPRSLILGVSAAVAGIMLVVATLVARSQRARPSQGAEGMVGAIGVARGRLAPAGPVLIRGEYWVAESDEVVDAGERVEVTAVDGLRLRVRRARRGGG from the coding sequence GTGGGAGGACATCCAGAAGGTCATGCGGGCGCTCGGCATCGCGGGCGGGCGCCCGTGAGACGGGCGGCGGCGGCGCTGAGCGCGTTCCTGCTGGCGGCGGCGCCGGTACGAGCGGAAGCCCCGGCGGCGGCCGCGCTGGCGCGGATCGTGATCGAGGGCTCCATCAACCCGGCGGTGGCCGGCTTCGTGCACGAGTCGATCGCGCGTGCCCGGGCGGAGGGCGCGCCGGCGCTGGTGATCGAGCTCGATACGCCGGGCGGGCTCCTGCCCTCGATGCAGGCGATCGTGAAGGACATCCTCGCGGCGCCGGTGCCCGTGATCGTCTACGTCGCCCCGAGCGGCGCGGGCGCCGGCTCGGCGGGCGTCTTCATCACCCTCGCGGCGCACGTGGCCGCCATGGCCCCGGGCACGAGCATCGGCGCAGCGCACCCCGTGGGCGGGGGGGGCGAGGACATCAAGGGGACCCTCGGGCGGAAGATCGTCAACTTCACCGCCTCGTTCAGCGAGGCGATCGCGCACAAGCGGGGCCGCAACGTCGAGTGGGCCGCCAGGGCGGTCCGCCGGAGCGTCTCCATCACCGCCGAGGAGGCCGCGAAGCTGAACGTCGTCGACTTCGTGGCCAAGGACCTCGACGAGGTGGTGGCGCGCGCCGACGGGCGTACGGTGGACGTGGCGGGCGAGAGCCGGAAGCTCGCGCTCGGCAGGGCCGTCCGCGGCGCCGACGGCCACGTGCGCGTGCACCCCTACGAGATGCGGCTCTCGCAGCGGGTGCTCAACGTGATCGCCGATCCGCGCATCGCCTCGCTCCTCATGATGGCGGGGCTCCTCGGGCTCTACGTCGAGTTCACGCACCCGGGGCTCGCGTTCCCCGGGGTGGCGGGTGCGATCTGCCTGATCCTCGGGCTCGCCGCCCTCCACGTGCTGCCGGTCAACACCTCGGCGCTCGCACTCCTGCTGCTCGGCGTGGCGCTGCTCGTCGCGGAGGCGTTCCTGCCCACCTTCGGCGTGGTCGGTGCCGGTGGGCTCATCGCCTTCGTCCTGGGCGCACTCTTCCTCTTCGACGCGGCCGAGACCGGGGTCGTGGTGCCGAGGAGTCTGATCCTCGGGGTGAGCGCGGCCGTCGCCGGCATCATGCTGGTGGTGGCGACGCTGGTGGCCCGCTCGCAGCGGGCGCGGCCGTCGCAAGGGGCGGAGGGGATGGTCGGCGCGATCGGGGTGGCGCGCGGCCGGCTGGCGCCCGCCGGGCCGGTGCTGATACGCGGGGAGTACTGGGTGGCGGAGAGCGACGAGGTCGTGGACGCGGGTGAGCGGGTCGAGGTGACCGCGGTGGACGGGCTCCGGCTGCGGGTGCGGCGCGCCCGCCGCGGGGGCGGCTGA
- a CDS encoding slipin family protein, with product MPGLLGAVAIVVVFLLSGLKVLREYERAVVFRLGRLVGARGPGLVYVIPAVEKALRVDLRTITMDIPSQDVITKDNVSLKVNAVLYFRVIDSNRAVVEVENYLFATSQLAQTTLRSVCGEAQLDELLAEREKINAHLQSIIDQHTEPWGIKVVQVAVKHIDLPEEMRRAMARQAEAERERRAKVIAAEGEFQAAQRLADASAIMAREPIALQLRFLQTLVEVASENNSTTIFPVPIDILRPFLEVRGTRST from the coding sequence ATGCCAGGCTTGCTGGGGGCAGTAGCGATCGTGGTCGTGTTCCTCCTGAGCGGGCTCAAGGTCCTGCGCGAGTACGAGCGGGCGGTCGTCTTCCGCCTGGGACGGCTGGTCGGAGCGCGCGGCCCCGGGCTCGTCTACGTCATCCCCGCCGTCGAGAAGGCGCTGCGCGTGGATCTCCGCACCATCACCATGGACATCCCCTCGCAGGACGTCATCACCAAGGACAACGTCTCGCTCAAGGTGAACGCCGTCCTCTACTTCCGGGTGATCGACTCCAACCGCGCCGTGGTCGAGGTGGAGAACTACCTCTTCGCCACCTCGCAGCTCGCGCAGACCACGCTGCGCAGCGTGTGCGGCGAGGCCCAGCTCGACGAGCTCCTCGCCGAGCGCGAGAAGATCAATGCCCACCTGCAGTCGATCATCGACCAGCACACCGAGCCGTGGGGCATCAAGGTGGTGCAGGTGGCGGTCAAACACATCGACCTGCCCGAGGAGATGCGCCGGGCGATGGCGCGCCAGGCCGAGGCCGAACGCGAGCGGCGGGCCAAGGTGATCGCCGCCGAGGGCGAGTTCCAGGCGGCGCAGCGCCTCGCCGACGCCTCGGCGATCATGGCGCGGGAGCCGATCGCGCTCCAGCTCCGCTTCCTGCAGACGCTGGTCGAGGTGGCCTCGGAGAACAACTCGACCACCATCTTCCCGGTGCCGATCGACATCCTGAGACCCTTCCTCGAGGTCCGGGGCACGCGCTCGACCTGA
- the queA gene encoding tRNA preQ1(34) S-adenosylmethionine ribosyltransferase-isomerase QueA has product MRLADLDYPLPEALIAQQPAPERVAARLLLLDRGGAALRHARVADLPALLRTGDVLVLNDTRVIPARVRGRRPSGGRLEVLFVAPLGEEGEWEVLVRGAPRAGERVHLAGDEGKWVAPLGDGRWRLRLALDEPALTWLERVGEVPLPPYVRRAPTPADRERYQTVYARAPGAVAAPTAGLHLTRELLGAIAAAGVRVATLTLHVGPGTFLPIRTADLDRHVMVPERFEIPPPTVEAIAAARTAGGRVVAVGTTTVRALESAGADGALHAGPGAAALFIRPGHRFRVVDALLTNFHLPRSTLLALVAAFAGWERVRAAYAEAVRLGYRFYSYGDAMLIT; this is encoded by the coding sequence ATGCGGCTCGCGGACCTCGACTACCCGCTGCCGGAGGCACTGATCGCGCAGCAGCCCGCGCCCGAGCGCGTGGCGGCCCGGCTCCTCCTGCTCGACCGGGGCGGCGCTGCCCTCCGCCACGCGCGCGTCGCCGACCTCCCCGCCCTCCTCCGCACCGGGGACGTGCTCGTCCTGAACGACACGCGGGTCATCCCGGCCCGGGTGCGCGGGCGGCGGCCGAGCGGCGGGCGGCTCGAGGTCCTCTTCGTCGCGCCGCTCGGTGAAGAGGGCGAGTGGGAAGTGCTCGTGCGCGGCGCGCCGCGCGCCGGCGAGCGGGTCCACCTCGCGGGCGACGAGGGGAAGTGGGTCGCGCCGCTCGGTGACGGCCGCTGGCGGCTCCGCCTGGCGCTCGACGAACCCGCGCTCACCTGGCTCGAGCGGGTGGGGGAGGTGCCACTGCCACCCTACGTCCGGCGCGCCCCGACGCCGGCCGATCGCGAGCGCTATCAGACCGTGTACGCGCGCGCGCCGGGCGCGGTGGCGGCACCGACGGCCGGGCTCCACCTGACCCGGGAGCTGCTGGGCGCCATCGCCGCGGCGGGCGTCCGGGTCGCGACCCTCACGCTGCACGTCGGACCCGGCACGTTCCTCCCCATCCGCACCGCCGACCTCGACCGGCACGTGATGGTGCCCGAGCGCTTCGAGATCCCGCCGCCGACGGTCGAGGCGATCGCCGCGGCCCGCACGGCGGGCGGACGGGTCGTCGCGGTCGGCACGACGACCGTGCGCGCCCTCGAGTCGGCGGGCGCGGACGGCGCGCTCCACGCCGGCCCGGGCGCGGCGGCGCTCTTCATCCGCCCGGGCCATCGCTTCCGGGTGGTGGACGCGCTGCTCACGAACTTCCACCTGCCGCGCTCGACGCTGCTCGCGCTGGTGGCGGCGTTCGCCGGGTGGGAGCGCGTCCGCGCCGCCTACGCCGAGGCGGTGCGACTCGGCTACCGCTTCTACAGCTACGGCGACGCCATGCTCATCACGTGA
- the tgt gene encoding tRNA guanosine(34) transglycosylase Tgt yields the protein MSAPFGFEVVRVDPSGARLGRLTTAHGVVDTPVFMPVATHGAVKGVVPEQLRTLGTTILLANAYHLAQRPGVEAVRALGGLHALMGWDGPLLTDSGGFQVMSLGELVRVDDGGLHYRSHVDGRAGRLAPEDAVAVQEALGADIAMSLDECVPAGARHAQVAHAVARTSAWAARGLAARTRAATALFGIVQGGLDPALRAESAWALTGLGFDGYAVGGLSVGEPPDETARVAAATVTLLPPERPRYLMGVGTPRDLLRFAAMGYDLFDCVLPTRNARNGTLFTRQGKLMIRNAAHARDARPVEDGCPCYTCTRFSRGALRHLVLAREMLGAQLATLHNLHFYLHLMREVRAALTEGSFPARAAAAAGAWA from the coding sequence GTGAGCGCGCCGTTCGGCTTCGAGGTGGTGCGCGTCGACCCGAGCGGGGCGCGGCTCGGCCGGCTCACCACGGCGCACGGGGTGGTGGACACCCCGGTGTTCATGCCGGTCGCCACCCACGGGGCGGTGAAGGGCGTGGTCCCGGAGCAGCTCCGCACGCTCGGGACGACCATCCTCCTCGCCAACGCCTATCACCTGGCCCAGCGGCCCGGGGTCGAGGCGGTGCGGGCGCTGGGCGGGCTGCACGCGCTCATGGGGTGGGACGGGCCGCTGCTCACCGACAGCGGCGGCTTCCAGGTGATGAGCCTCGGCGAGCTGGTGCGCGTCGACGACGGCGGTCTGCACTATCGCTCGCACGTGGATGGGCGCGCCGGACGCCTCGCCCCCGAGGACGCCGTCGCCGTGCAGGAGGCGCTCGGGGCCGACATCGCCATGTCGCTCGACGAGTGCGTCCCGGCGGGCGCGCGACACGCGCAGGTGGCGCACGCCGTCGCGCGCACGAGCGCGTGGGCGGCGCGCGGCCTCGCGGCGCGCACGCGCGCGGCGACGGCGCTCTTCGGTATCGTGCAGGGCGGGCTCGACCCGGCGCTGCGCGCCGAGAGCGCGTGGGCGCTCACCGGACTCGGCTTCGACGGCTACGCGGTGGGCGGCCTCTCGGTCGGCGAGCCGCCGGACGAGACGGCCCGGGTCGCAGCCGCCACGGTGACCCTCCTTCCGCCCGAGCGACCCCGTTACCTGATGGGCGTCGGCACGCCGCGCGATTTGCTTCGCTTCGCGGCGATGGGATACGATCTCTTTGATTGCGTCCTGCCCACGCGCAACGCCCGCAACGGGACGCTCTTCACTCGACAAGGCAAGCTGATGATCCGCAACGCCGCGCACGCCCGCGACGCGCGTCCGGTCGAGGACGGCTGCCCCTGCTACACCTGCACGCGCTTCAGCCGGGGCGCGCTCCGGCACCTGGTGCTGGCCCGCGAGATGCTCGGCGCCCAGCTCGCCACGCTGCACAACCTGCACTTCTATCTGCACCTGATGCGCGAGGTACGCGCCGCGCTCACGGAGGGCAGCTTCCCGGCGCGGGCGGCGGCTGCAGCCGGGGCGTGGGCGTAG
- the yajC gene encoding preprotein translocase subunit YajC gives MGGLFTQGTDGGAPPVLQILPLLLLGVVFYVVLLRPEQKRRREHAQMVAALKRGDRVVMASGIHGRVTGVAEKVVTVEIARNVQVEVDRSSIQTVTKGPALEVREKEREKS, from the coding sequence GTGGGGGGGCTCTTCACGCAGGGGACGGACGGGGGCGCACCGCCCGTGCTCCAGATACTGCCGCTTCTCCTGCTCGGCGTGGTCTTCTACGTCGTCCTCCTGCGCCCCGAACAGAAGCGCCGACGGGAGCACGCGCAGATGGTCGCGGCGCTCAAGCGGGGCGACCGCGTGGTGATGGCCTCCGGCATCCACGGCCGGGTGACGGGCGTGGCGGAGAAGGTGGTGACCGTGGAGATCGCCCGCAACGTGCAGGTCGAGGTGGACCGCAGCTCGATTCAGACGGTCACCAAGGGCCCGGCCCTCGAGGTCCGGGAGAAAGAGCGGGAGAAGTCGTGA
- the secD gene encoding protein translocase subunit SecD, with the protein MAVAALVFLVPSFVRPAPAFWPWRQPIRLGLDLQGGTHLLYGVDIDQAVDNTVDRQMQDLERTLREEQIGAASVEREGRTVHLRLANKDKRAQVEALVKDRFPSLVAVPESDVEAGDLAYTLEPREVQRLRDNVQEQALKIIRNRIDQFGVAEPTVQAQGTDEIVVQLPGVQDPQRAKELIGRTALLEFKLVARAGDAGTPDHPGPNVQYLPGKSEKGRRASPVAVERRTLMTGDVLTDAFVSQGAATEGMVVDFVLDARGTKEFGEITSANVGRQLAIVLDGVVESAPVIETPITGGRGLIRGRFDFTEAQDLANVLRNGALPAPLKLIEERTVGPSLGKDSIRKGVLSFVVGSALVIVFMLVYYRGGGVIADGALLLNVLLLVGAFAAFGFTLSLPGIAGIVLTIGMAVDANVLILERIREELRLGKTARAAIEAGYERAWYAIRDSNVTTFCSGLILFQFGSGPVRGFAITLCLGILTSLATGVFGTRVVYDFLTSRRRLATVSV; encoded by the coding sequence CTGGCAGTGGCCGCCCTCGTCTTCCTGGTGCCGAGCTTCGTGCGGCCGGCGCCGGCGTTCTGGCCCTGGCGCCAGCCGATCCGGCTTGGCCTCGATCTGCAGGGCGGGACCCACCTCCTCTACGGCGTCGACATCGATCAGGCGGTCGACAACACGGTCGATCGACAGATGCAGGACCTCGAGCGGACGCTGCGCGAGGAGCAGATCGGCGCCGCCTCGGTCGAGCGGGAGGGCCGGACCGTCCACCTGCGGCTCGCCAACAAGGACAAGCGTGCGCAGGTCGAGGCGCTCGTGAAAGACCGTTTCCCGAGCCTGGTCGCCGTACCCGAATCGGACGTCGAGGCGGGCGACCTCGCCTACACGCTCGAGCCGCGCGAGGTGCAGCGCCTGCGCGACAACGTCCAGGAGCAGGCCTTGAAGATCATCCGCAACCGCATCGACCAGTTCGGCGTGGCGGAGCCGACCGTGCAGGCGCAGGGGACGGACGAGATCGTGGTGCAGCTGCCCGGCGTCCAAGATCCGCAGCGCGCCAAGGAGCTGATCGGGCGCACGGCGCTCCTCGAGTTCAAGCTGGTGGCGCGGGCGGGCGACGCGGGGACTCCCGACCACCCCGGGCCGAACGTGCAGTACCTGCCGGGCAAGAGCGAGAAGGGTCGCCGCGCGAGCCCCGTCGCGGTCGAGCGGCGCACCCTCATGACCGGCGACGTGCTGACGGATGCGTTCGTCTCCCAGGGCGCGGCCACCGAGGGCATGGTGGTCGACTTCGTGCTCGACGCGCGCGGCACCAAGGAGTTCGGCGAGATCACCAGCGCGAACGTCGGCCGCCAGCTCGCCATCGTCCTCGACGGCGTGGTCGAGTCGGCGCCGGTGATCGAGACGCCGATCACCGGCGGCCGGGGGCTCATCCGCGGCCGCTTCGACTTCACCGAGGCGCAGGACCTGGCCAACGTGCTGCGCAACGGGGCGCTGCCCGCCCCCCTCAAGCTGATCGAGGAGCGCACGGTCGGCCCGTCGCTCGGGAAGGATTCGATCCGCAAGGGCGTGCTCTCCTTCGTGGTGGGGAGCGCGCTCGTGATCGTGTTCATGCTGGTCTATTACCGCGGCGGCGGGGTGATCGCGGACGGGGCCCTCCTGCTGAACGTCCTCCTCCTCGTGGGCGCCTTCGCCGCCTTCGGCTTCACGCTCTCCTTGCCGGGCATCGCCGGTATCGTGCTCACCATCGGCATGGCCGTCGATGCCAACGTCCTCATCCTCGAGCGCATCCGCGAGGAGCTGCGCCTGGGAAAGACCGCGCGCGCGGCGATCGAGGCGGGCTACGAGCGGGCGTGGTATGCGATCCGGGACTCGAACGTCACCACCTTCTGCTCGGGGCTCATCCTGTTCCAGTTCGGCAGCGGCCCGGTGCGGGGTTTCGCGATCACCCTCTGCCTCGGCATCCTGACCAGTCTGGCGACCGGCGTGTTCGGCACGCGCGTGGTCTACGACTTCCTGACCTCGCGCCGACGGCTCGCGACGGTGAGCGTATGA
- the secF gene encoding protein translocase subunit SecF: MKGDTSTMPTSRPVRGAAEPAPVEHRFFELIPPGTKIDFVGLRFKMLVLSWTLIAIGLAWAYARGINWGIDFAGGTMVHVKFAAPTPIGDVRAALSKPEIGEVLVQDVGRAGNEFQIRVRGAEKGGSGSVADAIRAALREKFGEGTHDVLRVETVGPRVGKDLGRSAALAVLAATLVMGVYIALRFELRFGIGAAIALVHDVLMTIGALAIAHMEFDLTTVAALLTVVGYSVHDTVIVSDRIRENMKKMRRESLATIMNISINETLSRTLITSGTAILVTAALFVLGGPVIHSFAFALLVGFIVGTYSSIYVASPVVLYLEGRQARR, from the coding sequence ATGAAGGGGGACACGAGCACCATGCCCACGAGCCGCCCGGTCCGGGGCGCGGCGGAGCCCGCGCCCGTCGAGCACCGCTTCTTCGAGCTGATCCCGCCCGGGACGAAGATCGATTTCGTCGGGCTGCGCTTCAAGATGCTCGTCCTCTCGTGGACCCTGATCGCGATCGGCCTCGCGTGGGCCTACGCGAGGGGCATCAACTGGGGCATCGACTTCGCCGGCGGCACGATGGTGCACGTCAAGTTCGCGGCACCGACCCCCATCGGCGACGTGCGCGCGGCGCTCTCGAAGCCGGAGATCGGTGAGGTCCTCGTCCAGGACGTGGGGCGGGCGGGCAACGAGTTCCAGATCCGGGTCCGCGGGGCGGAGAAGGGCGGCAGCGGCTCGGTGGCGGACGCCATCCGGGCCGCCCTGCGCGAGAAGTTCGGCGAGGGGACGCACGACGTGCTGCGCGTCGAGACGGTGGGGCCGAGGGTCGGCAAGGATCTCGGCCGGAGCGCCGCGCTGGCGGTCCTCGCCGCGACGCTCGTCATGGGTGTCTACATCGCGCTCCGTTTCGAGCTGCGCTTCGGGATCGGCGCCGCCATCGCCCTCGTGCACGACGTGCTCATGACGATCGGGGCGCTCGCCATCGCCCACATGGAGTTCGATCTGACCACGGTGGCGGCGCTGCTCACGGTCGTGGGCTACTCGGTGCACGACACCGTCATCGTCTCCGACCGCATCCGCGAGAACATGAAGAAGATGCGGCGCGAGAGCCTGGCCACCATCATGAACATCTCGATCAACGAGACGCTGTCGCGGACGCTCATCACGAGCGGCACGGCGATCCTGGTGACCGCGGCGCTCTTCGTGCTGGGTGGCCCGGTGATCCACAGCTTCGCCTTCGCCTTGCTGGTCGGCTTCATCGTGGGCACGTACTCGTCGATCTACGTGGCGAGTCCCGTGGTGCTCTATCTGGAGGGACGGCAGGCGCGGCGCTGA
- a CDS encoding helix-turn-helix domain-containing protein: MLDVEDNLLNSKEVAELLDCSPDTVNELARKSILPAFKRGRQWRFRKRDITSFKRQLRGKTAA, encoded by the coding sequence ATGCTGGACGTCGAAGATAACTTACTTAATAGCAAAGAGGTAGCCGAGCTCCTCGATTGCAGTCCGGACACGGTGAACGAGCTGGCGAGGAAGAGCATCCTGCCCGCCTTCAAGCGGGGCCGGCAGTGGCGCTTCCGCAAGCGGGACATCACCTCCTTCAAGCGGCAGCTGCGAGGCAAGACCGCCGCATGA
- a CDS encoding class I SAM-dependent methyltransferase, with product MALANAQPHESRLYYEFSHLYDLLFRRVFYPRIARVIRSLAIEPGARVLELGVGTGLSLDAYPSHCHVTGIDLAPDMLERAQDKVNRNGWRHITLEQGDALSLKFPDDSFDYVMAFHVVSVVPDPDRMMAEARRVCRPGGVITLINHFRSPKPGLARLQRTIDPVTRWLGWTTLQLSDVLDQQTLHVERQWKTSPRSLFTIVVARNAKAVPAARRRPSTRARRSEAALA from the coding sequence ATGGCTCTCGCGAACGCGCAGCCGCACGAAAGCCGGCTGTACTACGAGTTCTCGCATCTCTACGACCTGCTCTTCCGGCGCGTATTCTATCCGCGGATCGCCCGGGTCATCCGCTCGCTCGCGATCGAGCCCGGGGCGCGCGTGCTCGAGCTCGGGGTCGGGACCGGGCTCTCCCTCGACGCCTATCCCTCGCACTGCCACGTGACCGGGATCGATCTCGCGCCCGACATGCTGGAGCGGGCGCAGGACAAGGTGAACCGCAACGGCTGGCGGCACATCACGCTCGAGCAAGGGGATGCGCTCAGCCTGAAGTTCCCCGACGACAGCTTCGACTACGTGATGGCCTTCCACGTGGTGAGCGTGGTGCCGGATCCGGATCGCATGATGGCCGAAGCCCGGCGCGTGTGCCGGCCGGGCGGGGTCATCACCCTCATCAACCATTTCCGCAGCCCGAAGCCGGGGCTCGCCCGCCTCCAGCGTACGATCGACCCGGTCACGCGCTGGCTCGGCTGGACGACCCTCCAGCTCTCGGACGTGCTCGATCAGCAAACCCTGCACGTCGAGCGGCAGTGGAAGACGTCGCCGCGCTCGCTCTTCACCATCGTGGTGGCGCGCAATGCCAAGGCCGTGCCGGCGGCGCGCCGGAGGCCCAGCACGCGGGCCCGCCGCTCCGAGGCTGCCCTCGCCTAG
- a CDS encoding histidine--tRNA ligase: MSAPQAIAAVKGFRDVLPDESRRWRALEEAAERTFTRYGFGEIRLPVVERTELFARSLGETTDIVEKEMYSFADRDTTGLTLRPEATAGVVRAYLENGLVQSDPTARLFYRGPMFRRERPQRGRYRQFYQIGAEVLGRDDPLADAELLVMLERYLAAVGARAARLELNSVGDRVCRPVYRERLREFGRAHLAGLCPDCHRRVERNPLRMLDCKVESCREIMTRAPVAADSLCDGCRAHLAQVRALLEQERVAYVMNPRLVRGLDYYCRTAFEVVASGLGAQNAVGGGGRYDGLVAALGGPDVPGVGFALGLERLAMAAPGTEAEAAGPAAVILPLEAGAIGPALALATRLRDGGLAIGLEPAGRSLKALLRAADRRRARLAAILGEEELRAGRATVRDLVRHQDRRQVLPLDASGPELARLLQAMIGGGE, encoded by the coding sequence ATGTCGGCTCCCCAGGCGATCGCTGCCGTCAAGGGCTTCCGGGACGTCCTCCCCGACGAGAGCCGGCGCTGGCGTGCCCTGGAAGAGGCGGCCGAGCGCACGTTCACGCGCTACGGGTTCGGCGAGATCCGGCTGCCGGTGGTGGAGCGCACGGAGCTGTTCGCCCGCTCACTCGGCGAGACGACGGACATCGTCGAGAAGGAGATGTACTCGTTCGCGGACCGCGACACGACGGGGCTCACGCTCCGCCCCGAGGCGACGGCAGGGGTGGTGCGCGCCTACCTCGAGAACGGCCTCGTGCAGAGCGACCCGACCGCACGCCTGTTCTACCGCGGGCCGATGTTCCGGCGCGAGCGGCCGCAGCGCGGTCGCTACCGGCAGTTCTACCAGATCGGGGCCGAGGTGCTCGGGCGGGACGACCCGCTCGCCGACGCCGAGCTGCTCGTCATGCTCGAGCGTTACCTCGCGGCGGTGGGCGCGCGCGCGGCGCGGCTCGAGCTCAACTCGGTCGGCGATCGCGTCTGCCGCCCGGTCTACCGCGAGCGCCTGCGGGAGTTCGGGCGCGCTCACCTGGCGGGGCTCTGTCCTGACTGCCACCGGCGCGTGGAGCGCAACCCGCTGCGCATGCTCGACTGCAAGGTGGAGTCGTGCCGGGAGATCATGACCCGAGCGCCGGTAGCCGCCGACAGCCTGTGCGACGGCTGCCGGGCGCACCTGGCCCAAGTGCGCGCGCTCCTCGAGCAGGAACGGGTGGCTTACGTGATGAATCCGCGCCTGGTGCGCGGACTCGACTACTACTGCCGGACGGCCTTCGAGGTCGTCGCCAGCGGGCTCGGCGCGCAGAACGCGGTGGGCGGCGGCGGGCGCTACGACGGGCTGGTGGCGGCGCTCGGCGGCCCGGACGTCCCCGGCGTCGGCTTCGCGCTCGGCCTCGAGCGCCTCGCCATGGCGGCGCCCGGGACCGAGGCCGAGGCGGCGGGTCCGGCCGCCGTCATCCTCCCGCTCGAGGCCGGCGCGATCGGTCCGGCGCTCGCGCTCGCGACCCGACTCCGCGACGGCGGGCTCGCCATCGGGCTCGAGCCGGCGGGGCGGAGCCTGAAGGCGCTGCTCCGCGCCGCCGACCGCCGGCGCGCGCGCCTCGCGGCCATCCTGGGCGAGGAGGAGCTGCGGGCCGGGCGGGCGACGGTGCGCGACCTGGTGCGGCACCAGGACCGCCGCCAGGTCCTCCCGCTCGACGCGAGCGGGCCCGAGCTTGCACGCTTGCTGCAGGCGATGATCGGGGGCGGGGAGTGA